The following proteins come from a genomic window of Crassostrea angulata isolate pt1a10 chromosome 1, ASM2561291v2, whole genome shotgun sequence:
- the LOC128180896 gene encoding SUMO-specific isopeptidase USPL1-like produces MSSPENCHVCFSKGKTSRLRVYQINFDEAVRFCEDDKCTYPAGQLATDSLILNRKYTDISPKKTTQKVTPTTLQKSQPINAKLRSRSHIPCLPSIKKILDTPINRVCSPTGKRPLTPYIPGKSKQNHDREILATKTTLSYQEEENIKLKSDWTFFPQWQNKEAMCWLDVVICLFVHCKNLQENLESYTEDDKTVLKTLLIAYNQACKILNNGLDSKQDSPKLDLTKVEYQQPVLQTLTASQRSSDIVRNFQQMSVVDKVKTGAGIKFSSEINKEMNVIEDRYLHAFNILQDVRETVFLKLQPKLQCEKGKNDSPLFAIPLLVKGDSVVEKLMRMKYRFDFHCKACGYMQSDSFEQVLPTLPKPPQNIAIAEPTVERSCFKCRAPWQQRKMIFEKLPEVVVLHFVEGLQSNDIESLSFSFGGRQYRVRGLIQYLNNPDHFVTWIHNAEDMTWMECDDLKSPVCQPQKVDLRIPAQQIHIVMWESFSTAKTKDIPVKMEIESPAQLIKDQMKNNKINLQSSDTGSVGVDSPMSVDTPTEDDCQDSVKALRSSSLKPNMVVKLTHTGQLIQVQNQVTSTPSPNYSPVLQSSSSSKVKVPKRVGKTAATKNQPDAKSSPALSNPVGSYTPSFLKSLIQKKSKNSLVLQAESRAGKSPSFHGSTGAIARLRGLSATNFRPPVLGKKKFEGYFSQKNCKSNTPQGSGLFRSSSVYSLSGDSSRANSPTLSSFSDTYTLQKRKFTDMEEMNSKRRKSICSDSSTSSPESFHVEELIDVPTSEGCDVLQNLYNALNLSLPENLELPHNAKSIKSANAKLCDEESLPDVQDLAGFIENSNDNNVSSLDDFLAQL; encoded by the exons ATGAGCAGTCCAGAAAATTGTCATGTCTGTTTCTCGAAAGGGAAGACGAGTAGACTCCGAGTTTACCAGATAAATTTTGACGAGGCAGTACGCTTTTGTGAGGATGATAAG TGTACCTATCCTGCTGGTCAGCTAGCTACAGActctttaattttaaacaggAAGTATACAGATATTTCTCCAAAGAAAACAACCCAAAAAGTGACACCAACAACACTACAGAAATCACAACCAATCAATGCCAAATTAAGGAGCAGGAGTCATATTCCATGCTTACCAAGTATTAAGAAGATCTTAGATACCCCAATTAACAGAGTATGCTCTCCAACTGGCAAACGACCCCTAACTCCTTACATTCctggaaaatcaaaacaaaatcatgACAGAGAAATCCTTGCTACAAAAACAACATTATCGTATCAGGAAGAAgagaatatcaaattaaagagtGACTGGACTTTTTTCCCACAATGGCAAAACAAAGAGGCAATGTGCTGGTTAGACGTTGTTATATGTCTGTTTGTACACTGTAAAAATTTGCAAGAAAACTTGGAGTCATACACTGAAGATGACAAAACTGTGCTCAAAACATTACTTATTGCATACAACCAGGCctgcaaaattttaaacaatggctTAGATTCAAAACAAGATAGTCCAAAACTTGATTTGACCAAGGTTGAATATCAGCAACCTGTATTACAAACTTTAACAGCATCACAGAGATCTTCAGACATTGTCCGAAATTTTCAGCAAATGTCTGTTGTTGACAAAGTTAAAACAGGTGCTGGAATTAAATTTAGTTCTGAGATTAACAAGGAAATGAATGTAATTGAAGACAGATACCTTCATGCATTTAACATTTTGCAAGATGTCAGAGAAACTGTTTTTCTGAAGCTTCAACCCAAACTACAGTGTGAAAAGGGGAAAAATGACAGTCCATTGTTTGCCATCCCTCTTCTGGTGAAAGGAGATTCTGTAGTGGAGAAATTAATGAGGATGAAGTATAGATTTGACTTTCATTGTAAGGCATGTGGATACATGCAGAGCGACTCTTTTGAACAGGTTTTGCCAACATTACCTAAACCTCCACAGAATATTGCCATAGCAGAACCAACAGTTGAACGATCCTGCTTTAAATGTAGAGCACCATGGCAGCAGCgaaaaatgatatttgaaaA GTTACCAGAAGTTGTGGTTCTACACTTTGTGGAGGGTTTGCAGAGTAATGACATTGAGTCCTTATCATTTTCATTCGGAGGAAGACAGTATAGAGTGAGGGGCTTGATCCAGTATCTTAATAACCCAGATCACTTTGTAACCTGGATACACAATGCTGAAg ATATGACTTGGATGGAGTGTGATGACTTAAAGTCCCCTGTTTGTCAGCCCCAAAAAGTGGACCTAAGGATTCCAGCTCAACAGATCCATATTGTAATGTGGGAAAGTTTTTCAACAGCAAAGACCAAGGATATACCAGTGAAAATGGAAATAGAGTCTCCAGCGCAATTAATCAAagatcaaatgaaaaataataaaatcaacttgCAGAGCTCTGACACAGGTTCCGTTGGGGTTGATTCGCCAATGTCAGTTGACACTCCGACAGAAGATGATTGCCAAGATAGTGTGAAGGCCTTGCGTTCGTCTTCTTTAAAGCCCAATATGGTGGTAAAGTTGACACACACAGGACAGTTAATTCAAGTTCAAAATCAAGTTACCTCTACACCTAGTCCAAATTACAGCCCAGTGCTGCAGAGCAGCAGCTCTTCAAAAGTCAAAGTACCCAAGCGTGTTGGAAAAACTGCTGCCACAAAGAACCAACCAGATGCAAAATCTTCTCCAGCTCTGTCAAATCCTGTTGGTTCATACACCCCTTCTTTTCTAAAGTCACTTATTCAGAAAAAGTCTAAAAACTCCCTTGTCTTGCAGGCGGAGAGTCGTGCTGGAAAATCTCCCTCCTTCCATGGAAGTACTGGTGCAATAGCTAGGCTGAGAGGATTAAGTGCTACAAACTTTAGACCTCCTGTACTGGGAAAAAAGAAGTTTGAAGGGTATTTTTCACAGAAAAATTGTAAGTCTAATACCCCCCAAGGTTCAGGACTCTTTCGTAGTTCCAGTGTTTACTCTTTATCGGGCGACTCCTCGCGTGCAAATAGTCCCACTTTAAGTTCCTTTAGTGATACTTACACGCTACagaaaagaaagtttacagacatGGAAGAGATGAACAGCAAGAGGAGGAAATCTATTTGCAGTGACTCCAGTACTAGTTCTCCTGAGTCGTTCCACGTGGAAGAACTGATTGACGTGCCAACATCAGAAGGATGTGATGTCTTACAAAATCTCTACAATGCATTAAATCTATCTTTACCAGAAAATTTAGAGCTCCCACACAACGCTAAAAGCATAAAGTCAG